The following proteins come from a genomic window of Deinococcota bacterium:
- the uraH gene encoding hydroxyisourate hydrolase, protein MGRLSTHVLDTARGRPAAGLEVELWRLGGERKLLTTVTTNADGRTDVPLLEGSALEPGVYELVFRVGAYLERAGLSLPEPKFLDEVPVRFGVADAGHNYHVPLLLAPWGYSTYRGS, encoded by the coding sequence GTGGGCCGCCTGAGCACCCACGTCCTCGACACCGCCCGTGGCCGCCCGGCCGCCGGCCTCGAGGTCGAACTGTGGCGCTTGGGCGGCGAGCGCAAGCTCCTCACGACGGTCACCACCAACGCCGACGGGCGCACCGATGTGCCGCTCCTCGAGGGGAGCGCGCTCGAGCCCGGCGTCTACGAGCTCGTCTTTCGGGTGGGCGCTTATCTCGAGCGCGCGGGCCTCTCGCTGCCCGAGCCCAAGTTCTTGGACGAGGTGCCCGTGCGCTTCGGCGTCGCCGACGCCGGCCACAACTACCACGTGCCGCTGCTCTTAGCGCCCTGGGGCTACAGCACCTACCGGGGCAGCTAG
- the pucL gene encoding urate oxidase, which translates to MIRATHYGKSNVALYRSYAKPLRGLTPVPESAFGGRENILFAADVDVRVYGDNFKPAYTAGDNTMVVATDSMKNFVLKGALDYEGATQEGFLDFLGRRFLETYPQMEALRLQGKELPFEAATVPGEGGFTRSERLFSPSGGDCGFAELEFSRHDGGVRVTGHRCGRLGLKLVKVSGSSFAGFFRDAHTTLPERVDRPLYIFLDVYWRYDKVGDLIAEDHSLYVAAEQVRDVVGAVFHDFVSMSIQHLLHEMGGRILSRFPQLAEVSFEAQNRLWDTAFVAEEDEGRKVYRDPHPPYGQIALTMTQGEQDG; encoded by the coding sequence GTCCGCCTTTGGGGGCCGCGAGAACATCCTCTTCGCCGCCGACGTGGACGTGAGGGTCTACGGCGACAACTTCAAACCCGCCTACACCGCGGGCGACAACACCATGGTCGTCGCCACCGACAGCATGAAGAACTTCGTCCTCAAAGGCGCGCTCGACTACGAGGGGGCGACACAGGAAGGCTTTTTGGACTTTCTCGGCAGGCGCTTTTTGGAGACCTACCCGCAGATGGAAGCGCTCAGGCTCCAGGGCAAGGAGCTTCCCTTCGAAGCGGCGACCGTGCCCGGTGAGGGAGGCTTTACCCGCAGCGAAAGGCTCTTCAGCCCGAGCGGGGGCGACTGCGGCTTCGCCGAGCTCGAGTTCAGCCGCCATGACGGGGGCGTCAGGGTGACTGGTCACCGCTGCGGCCGTCTGGGCCTGAAGCTCGTCAAGGTGAGCGGCTCCTCCTTTGCCGGTTTCTTCCGCGACGCCCACACCACCCTGCCCGAGCGCGTCGACCGGCCGCTCTACATCTTTTTGGACGTCTACTGGCGCTACGACAAGGTAGGCGACCTCATAGCCGAGGACCACAGCCTTTACGTCGCCGCCGAGCAGGTCCGCGACGTGGTCGGGGCCGTCTTTCACGACTTCGTCAGCATGTCGATCCAGCACCTCCTGCATGAGATGGGCGGGCGCATCCTGAGCCGCTTCCCGCAGCTTGCCGAGGTCTCCTTCGAGGCGCAGAACAGGCTCTGGGACACCGCCTTCGTCGCCGAAGAGGACGAGGGGCGCAAGGTCTACCGGGACCCCCATCCCCCCTACGGCCAGATCGCCCTCACCATGACGCAAGGAGAGCAGGATGGCTAA